One genomic window of Melitaea cinxia chromosome 10, ilMelCinx1.1, whole genome shotgun sequence includes the following:
- the LOC123657463 gene encoding uncharacterized protein LOC123657463: protein MVNVSTLELFTKVKECFLQELEINVEEWEINKIHRIGNIQKSGKQRPVLLSFVSGWKKREMMENKKKLKNIYIAEDYSKETLEKRKALQPQLIEERKKGNLAIIKYDKLIVKRNTIKEKRKRQTPTPPETDAQPRKQKTLNTLRLVLVGGKDHNPPTTQDKNSKNKRRKPKVPKLYIAALNVLTLKNEENLVELGLSEVRRTGERIISYPDFLLYYIGTTPGHHGVGFIIKRHLLNYVESFIGISERIALINLKLPGYEDPWSIIQVYSPTEQYDSGSIDSFYLELNKTIQNHTYKNFILMGDFNGQIGVQQLEENTVLGPFVYRKKTRSKNGEKLIYFAQENCLKALNTMFKKKKKKMWTWISPDGKTKNEIDFIMTNKSRYFSNITVISNFNFNTNHRMIRAELMTIPPKNPRPRNNTINRKPNKYQTAQIGNYIISKLTNYEQDTTNMKLQEKYNWLERTIKTSIQQVTCSKDLSNKWMTTNTMNLLNQRADLIKGKNTNDSREQIAKLSKEIKTRIRKDRIQSRMETIERHILQTSGIKKAYKELTNKKDWIIQMKHNNGLKEKRRQGILGIATSYYKELYQSTAEVKGIELLDVSPVPSIMQEEIEFALETQKNDKAPRPDGISNEILKQAMSTISEIIGP from the exons atggtaaaTGTATCTACGTTAGAACTATTTACAAAAGTAAAGGAATGCTTTTTACAAGAATTGGAAATAAATGTAGAAGAATgggaaataaacaaaatacaccGTATtggaaacatacaaaaaagtgGAAAACAGAGGCCTGTACTCCTTTCTTTTGTAAGCGGATGGAAAAAGAGGGAAATGAtggaaaacaaaaagaaactaaagaatatatatattgcagAAGACTACTCCAAGGAAACACTAGAAAAAAGAAAGGCACTACAACCTCAGCTTATAGAGGAAAGGAAAAAAGGAAATTTAGCCATcattaaatatgataaattaattgttaaaagaAACACTATAAAGGAGAAGAGGAAAAGGCAGACACCTACCCCTCCTGAAACGGATGCACAACCGAGGAAACAAAAGACATTAAACACTTT ACGACTGGTCCTCGTGGGGGGAAAAGACCACAACCCTCCAACAACACAAGATAAGAATAGCAAAAACAAGCGTCGAAAACCAAAAGTTCCAAAACTTTATATAGCAGCCCTTAATGTACTCACATTGAAAAACGAGGAAAATCTGGTAGAACTCGGCCTGAGTGAAGTAAGGCGAACGGGAGAAAGAATTATTTCTTACCCAGATTTCCTCTTATATTATATAGGAACGACTCCAGGTCACCATGGTGTTGGATTTATCATCAAAAGACACCTACTAAATTACGTGGAGAGCTTCATTGGAATATCAGAACGCATAGCTTTGATTAATCTTAAGCTACCGGGATACGAAGATCCATGGTCCATTATACAAGTATACTCGCCTACAGAACAATACGATTCAGGATCAATAGATTCATTCTACCTAGAACTAAATAAAACAATCCAAAACCATACttacaagaattttattttaatgggagacttcaacggcCAAATTGGAGTTCAACAACTAGAAGAAAACACAGTTCTAGGACCTTTTGTATATCGAAAAAAGACCAGAAGTAAAAACGGAGAAAAGCTTATATATTTTGCTCAGGAAAATTGTTTGAAAGCTTTAAACACAAtgttcaaaaagaaaaaaaagaaaatgtggaCCTGGATATCGCCAgacggaaaaacaaaaaatgaaatagattTCATAATGACAAATAAAAGCAGATACTTTTCAAATATTAcagtaataagtaattttaacttCAATACCAACCATCGGATGATTCGAGCAGAGCTAATGACAATCCCGCCAAAGAACCCAAGACctagaaataatacaataaatagaaaACCTAATAAATACCAAACAGCCCAAATAGgcaattatataatatcaaaacttACAAATTATGAACAAGACACAACAAATATGAAGTTGCAAGAAAAATATAACTGGTTAGAAAGAACAATCAAAACATCTATTCAGCAAGTGACTTGTAGCAAAGACCTATCTAACAAGTGGATGACTACAAACACTATGAACCTTCTGAATCAAAGAGCTGACTTAATCAAGGGAAAGAATACTAACGATAGTCGAGAGCAAATAGCAAAATTgagcaaagaaataaaaacaagaataagAAAAGACAGAATACAGAGTAGAATGGAAACAATTGAAAGGCATATTTTACAGACAAGTGGAATAAAAAAGGCATATAAAGAGTTAACAAACAAAAAGGACTGGATCATACAGATGAAACATAACAATGGATTAAAGGAGAAGCGAAGGCAAGGAATATTAGGAATCGCTACATCATACTACAAGGAACTATATCAAAGTACTGCAGAGGTAAAAGGAATAGAACTGTTGGACGTCTCACCTGTACCCAGTATCATGCAAGAAGAAATAGAATTTGCTTTGGAAACCCAAAAAAATGATAAAGCTCCTAGACCTGACGGAATAAGcaacgaaatattaaaacaa